In Candidatus Aminicenantes bacterium, the DNA window AACCGGAGCCAGGTTTTCTCCAGACGGAGAAAGAATCGCTTTCACCGCCCAGTATGACGGCAACACCGACATCTACACCATCCCGGCCGGCGGCGGTGAACCGCAACGCATCACCTGGCACCCCGGCAACGACGAATTGGTCAGCTGGACTCCGGACGGCAAGTCCGTGGTTTTCAGCTCAAACCGGGAGAACGCCACCCGCCAGCTCAAACTCTATACAATTGCGGTTGACGGCAGCCTGGCGGAAGCGCTGCCGCTGCCCCAGGGCGCGGCCGGCGAGTTCTCGCCGGGCGGCAATCGGTTTGCCTACAACCCCTTGCCGGCAAGCGTATTCCGTGCCTGGCGCCGTTACCGCGGCGGCAGCGCGCCCTACATCTGGATTTACGACACAAAGACCGGCGAAGTAACCGAGGTCCCCCGCAAAAACAGCAATGATGTTTATCCCTACTGGATGGGCGATGCCGTCGTGTTCCTATCCGACCGGGACCGGGTCATGAACCTGTACCGGTATACACCGGGCGGAGCGGTCGAGCAATTGACCCGTTATACCGGCGCGGATATCAAGAGTTACGGCACCGATGGGACCCGCCTCGTGTTCGAGCGGGAGGGACGACTCCATGTGATGGCCACACCTGAAAGCAAAGCGCGGACAATCCGCGTGGACATTCCAGACGAACGCCTGAACCTTCGCCCCCGGCTCGTCGATGCGTCCAAACTGATCTTTGGCGCCGGCATTTCCCCGACCGGCAAGCGCGTCGTGTTCGGCGCCCGCGGCGAGATCGTCACGGTTCCGGCCGAGAAAGGGGATATCCGCAACATCACCGGCACGCCGGGCGTTATGGAGCGCAGGCCGGCCTGGTCTCCGGACGGCCGCCGGATCGCCTGTTTCGGCGAGAAAGAAGGCGAATACGCCATTTTCCTCTATGACCAGAAAGGCACGGGTCAGGCCCGGGTGTTCGAAATCCCCGACCCTTCGTTCTTTTATGAACTGAAATGGTCTCCGGACAGCCGGCACCTGGCGTTCAATGATATCAAGGCCAATCTCTATATACTGGATACAACGAACGGAAAAATCACCCGGGTGGACGCCGACCCCCAGTTCCTGCGCGTGCCCTCCCCGGCCTGGTCTCCGGACAGCACCTGGCTCAGTTACCGGCTCTCCGGTGAAAACGGTTTCGGCCGCATCAAGCTCTACAACACAAAGACCGGCAAGCACGCCTTTGTAACCGACGGCATGAGCGACGCGGACAACCCGGTTTTTTCGCCCGAAGGGAAGTACCTGTTCTTTACCGCCAGCACCAACCTGGCCCAGGATACGGCCTGGCTGGACATGTCGCAATACCCCCATCACCCCACGAACAACATCTACCTGGCCGTTCTCTCGGCAAAAGAACCCTCACCCTTTGCGCCTGAAAGTGATGAAGAAGAGATCAAGAGCGAAAACGACAAGAAAGCGGATCCCAAAAAGGACAAGCCGGAAAAGAAAACCAATGGTGAAAAAAAACCGGTCCGGATCGATCCGGCAGGCATTGAAAGCCGCATCCTGGCGCTGGATATCCCCGCAGGAAGTTACTCTTCCCTGCAGACTGCAGACAACATGCTGTACTACATGAATCGCCCCCAAACCGGCAACAAGCCCTCCCTGCACTGCTACGACATGAAGGAGCGTAAAGCCAAGGAACTGGGTTCGGATCTTGGGGCTTTCATCCTGTCCCATGACGGCAAGAAAATGCTGGTGCGAAAAAACCGTACGACCTGGATGATGCTGGACGCGGGCAAGCCGTTAAAGGAGGCGAAGCCCCTGAAAACCGCCGCCATCCGCACCTGGTCCGATCCGCGAAAGGAATACCGCCAGATATTTCATGAAGCCTGGCGCATCAACCGCGACTGGTTCTATGACCCGGGCATGCACGGTCAGGACTGGCCGGCAATATGGGAACAATACGCAACCTACCTTCCCTACGTGTCCCACCGCGATGACCTGAACTACCTGATCAACATGATGCTGGGCGAATACACCTGTGGTCATGCCTACAACGGCGGGGGCATGTACCCCGACGTGGAACGCGTGGCCGGTGGCCTGCTCGGTGCGGACTACTCGGTTGAGAACGGCCGCTTCCGCATCCAACGCATCTACACGGGCGAAAACTGGAACCCGGAGCTGCGCTCTCCCCTGGCGGGTCCGGGCATCGATGTCAAAGAGAAAGACTACATAATCTCCGTGGACGGCGTGGATCTGACAGCGAATGAAAGCATCCACGCGCGTTTCCTGCAAAAGGCGGGGAAACAGGTGGTGCTGCAGGTAAACAGCAAGCCGGAAGCCGCGGGCGCCAGAGAGGTAACGGTGATTCCCGTGGCCAGTGAGTACACGCTGCGCCACCGCCAGTGGATCGAAGACAACCGCAAACAGGTGGAAAAACTCTCCAACGGCAAAGTGGGCTACGTGTACATGCCCAATACCAGCACGGCCGGATTCGATTATTTCAACCGCTACTTTTTCGCCCAGCTCAACAAGGGCGCGATCGTGATCGACGAACGTTTCAACGGCGGGGGTTTCGTGGCGGACTACGTGATCAACATGCTCAACCGCCCCTTCCTCTCCTGGTGGCAACCGCGGTACGGTGCGCCTTTCGCCAGCCCCAACAGCGGCCACTGGGGGCCGAAAGTCATGCTGATCAACGAGTATGCCGGATCTGGCGGCGACTTCATGCCCTGGGCTTTCAGGAAAACCGGCATCGGCAAGCTGGTCGGCACCCGGACCTGGGGCGGCCTGGTGGGCATCAGCGGCTATCCTCCCCTGATGGACGGCGGCTACGTGACGGCCCCGAGTTTCGGAATCGTGAGTGAAGATGGCGAGTTCATCATAGAAAACTACGGGGTGGAACCGGATGTGGAAGTCGTGATCTATCCCCGGGACTACCAGGCCGGCCGCGATCCCCAACTGGAAAAGGCGGTGGAGACCGTGCTGGAAGAGCTGAAAACCAAACCGGCAAGGAAATTCAAACACAACGGCTTCCCCCGTGGCAGGTAAACCGGCATCAGGGAATGCGGGACGGGAAGCCGAAACTTCCCGTTCCGTATCATTCCCGCACCCGATGCGGAATCAATCAAGTACTGCATTACACAACTTCTTTTAAACCTCTTCCCACTCCAACTTTTCAACTCTCCAACTTTTTGTGGTTCAAACGCGCCACCGACATTCCCGCGTGGATCAACTTACGCAGGACATCTTCACTGGATGAGGCGGGACCGATGGTGGCCACCACCTTGGTCATGGCCCGGGGAGTTAGAGCATTCATTTCAGCCATTTTCCTTCCCCCCTAACGCCGCCGTCTGGGGGCGGCACAGTAACCGGACAAACCGGACAGCAGATATACCCACGCATCCATGGGCAGGAAACGCCCGCCGGTTCGCAGTAACACCGCGCCCGAAACCGCCAGCGCCGCCACCACGATCAGGGCCAGCCCCTGCCAGGACGAACGCCGAGATTCCAGAAAAACAAAAGTTCCCAACATAAAACACGCCGCCGCCGGGAGTTGCAGGTGAGGCAGGGGGCGGCTCACCAGGATAAACAGCACGGTAGCCGCCGCCAGCAGCATGCAAGGTAAATGGGTTCGGAAACGCTCCTTCAGGGCGTGGACCAGGCCCAGCAGCAACACGGCGCCCACTACCGCCGCCATCAGGATGGAAAGGAAACGCGGGCCGGCCACTGCACTCATGGCAGCTGAAATCGGGCGGGCCGCAAAAGCCAGAACAACCAGCCCTGCAACCAGAAAAAGCGAAACGCGGTAAGATTTCAAGAATCGGCGGACTCACCCGCAGCCGGCTTCTCTTTCTTTTCCGCTTCCCCGGCCGCTGCGTCTCCGGCCAGATGCGGCATATCCACGGCGATCAGGATCTTACGACGGAGTTCGTCGTAAAGAGCGGGGTTTTCTTCCAACAACCTGCGTACCGCCTCCTTGCCTTGACCCAGCTTCTCCTCGCCATAGGAATACCATGCCCCGGTCTTGGCAACAATGTTGTTTTCAACAGCCAGGTCAATGATATCGCCTTCGCGTGACACGCCCTTGCCGAAAAGCATATCCACCTCGGTGAAGCGGAAAGGCGGAGCCAATTTGTTTTTGACGATCTTCATGCGCGTGCGGCTGCCCACGATTTCGTTTCCGCTCTTCAGGGTGAGGATCTTGCGTACTTCCAGGCGCATGGAACTGTAGAATTTCAGGGCCCGGCCGCCGGTTGTGGTCTCGGGATTGCCCATGAACACGCCGATTTTTTCGCGCAACTGGTTGATAAAGATCAGGGTGGTACGCGAACGGGAAACAATGGCCGTTAACTTGCGCAGGGCCTGACTCATGAGACGGGCCTGCAAACCCATATGGCTGTCCCCCATTTCACCTTCCAGTTCCGCTTTGGGCACCAGGGCGGCCACGCTGTCAACCACCACGATGTCCACGCCGCCGGAGCGCACCAGGATCTCGGCGATCTCAAGCGCCTGTTCGCCGAAATCGGGCTGGGACACATAAAGCTCATCGATATTGATCCCCAGCTTGCCCGCGTAGATCGGGTCCAGGGCGTGCTCGGCATCAACAAAAGCGGCGTGACCGCCGGCTTTCTGGGCCTGGGCTATCGCCTGCAAAGCCATGGTGGTTTTGCCGGATGCCTCCGGGCCGTAAATCTCCACCACACGACCGCGGGGAAATCCGCCGATACCGGTAATGATATCCAGGGAAAGGCAACCCGTTGAAATGGCGGGTGCCAGCACCGCGGCGCCGGCACCCAACTGCATGATGGCGCCCTTGCCGTACTGCTTCTCGATCTGTGAGACGGCGTTCTTGATGGCCATGTCCCGCTGGTCTTTCATTTCTGCCATGGTTCTCCTCCAAATTCAGTTATCAGTTCCGGTCCCGGGGCCGCGTCCAGATGGGCAATCCGTAAGGATTCCCTATTTTCCCAGGTATTCGACCTTATCGAACTCCGCGTCCTGTTCACGATACGACTCGATCATTTCTTTCAGGGAATTCAGCATATGCACCAGGTCGTCTTCGATTTCGCGTCGTTTGAATTTCAAATTGCGGATTTCAGCGCTCAACTCCTTCATGCGCCCCATGGCGCCGTTGAGCAACTGTTCACCCTTCATCTCAGCTTCCTTTATGATCAGTTCCGACTCTTTCTGGGCGTGCTGCTCAATCTCTTTTGAAAACTTCTGGGCGGAAACCAGGGTGTCGCGCAATACCTGCTCCCTGCGTTCAAAATGCGTGAGTTTTTCCTGGGCCCGGGCGAAATCACGACGCAGGGCCTCTTTTTCCTGGATTTCGCCTTCCAGGGCTTCCGCGACCTGGATCAAGAAACTCTTGACTTCATCGCGGTCGAATCCACGCATACGCGTGGCAAACGTCTGGGTCAGGATGTCTTGAGGCGTCAGTTTCACTATCACCCCCCCGCCGACAACCGGCCGGCGTATCCCATCAGTATACCAGTAATCAGGTTATCAATAAAGTACAGCGCCAACATAACGATGACCGGTGATATATCGATTCCTCCGATAACGGAAAACGGGATCCAGCGGTGAACCAGGCGAAAAACCGGATCGGTCAATCGCCGCAGAACCACAATCAGTGGACTGGGAGGCATCGGCCCCATCCAACTGAGTACGGCGCGGATGAGAACGACAAAGATATACGCCTGAACAGCCAGGTGAATGAGTTGCGCCAGGGCCCGCATAAAATGGCCGAGAATCACAGCGAGCGCCTCCCGAACAGGGCCGATCCGATACGCACGATGGTGGCCCCCTCTTCCACAGCCACTTCGTAGTCATTGCTCATGCCCATGGAAAGGTGCAGGACATGGAAGTTGGCAATATCGCGGGCATTCAGTTCTTCGCGCATGCGAAAAAGACGTTGGAACCAGGGACGACTCTCTTCCGGATCCTCGCTGAAGGGAGGAATGCACATGAGGCCCACCACGCGTACGCGGTTGAGCTGGGCCATGTAGTTCAACGCCTTAAACAAGCCGGATTCGGTGAATCCCGATTTTGTGGTTTCATC includes these proteins:
- a CDS encoding protease produces the protein MKRFALFTLLMTFAISVFAFNDARLLRAPDIHENRIVFTYAGNLWTVDAAGGTAVQLTTHEGIETGARFSPDGERIAFTAQYDGNTDIYTIPAGGGEPQRITWHPGNDELVSWTPDGKSVVFSSNRENATRQLKLYTIAVDGSLAEALPLPQGAAGEFSPGGNRFAYNPLPASVFRAWRRYRGGSAPYIWIYDTKTGEVTEVPRKNSNDVYPYWMGDAVVFLSDRDRVMNLYRYTPGGAVEQLTRYTGADIKSYGTDGTRLVFEREGRLHVMATPESKARTIRVDIPDERLNLRPRLVDASKLIFGAGISPTGKRVVFGARGEIVTVPAEKGDIRNITGTPGVMERRPAWSPDGRRIACFGEKEGEYAIFLYDQKGTGQARVFEIPDPSFFYELKWSPDSRHLAFNDIKANLYILDTTNGKITRVDADPQFLRVPSPAWSPDSTWLSYRLSGENGFGRIKLYNTKTGKHAFVTDGMSDADNPVFSPEGKYLFFTASTNLAQDTAWLDMSQYPHHPTNNIYLAVLSAKEPSPFAPESDEEEIKSENDKKADPKKDKPEKKTNGEKKPVRIDPAGIESRILALDIPAGSYSSLQTADNMLYYMNRPQTGNKPSLHCYDMKERKAKELGSDLGAFILSHDGKKMLVRKNRTTWMMLDAGKPLKEAKPLKTAAIRTWSDPRKEYRQIFHEAWRINRDWFYDPGMHGQDWPAIWEQYATYLPYVSHRDDLNYLINMMLGEYTCGHAYNGGGMYPDVERVAGGLLGADYSVENGRFRIQRIYTGENWNPELRSPLAGPGIDVKEKDYIISVDGVDLTANESIHARFLQKAGKQVVLQVNSKPEAAGAREVTVIPVASEYTLRHRQWIEDNRKQVEKLSNGKVGYVYMPNTSTAGFDYFNRYFFAQLNKGAIVIDERFNGGGFVADYVINMLNRPFLSWWQPRYGAPFASPNSGHWGPKVMLINEYAGSGGDFMPWAFRKTGIGKLVGTRTWGGLVGISGYPPLMDGGYVTAPSFGIVSEDGEFIIENYGVEPDVEVVIYPRDYQAGRDPQLEKAVETVLEELKTKPARKFKHNGFPRGR
- the recA gene encoding recombinase RecA, with product MKDQRDMAIKNAVSQIEKQYGKGAIMQLGAGAAVLAPAISTGCLSLDIITGIGGFPRGRVVEIYGPEASGKTTMALQAIAQAQKAGGHAAFVDAEHALDPIYAGKLGINIDELYVSQPDFGEQALEIAEILVRSGGVDIVVVDSVAALVPKAELEGEMGDSHMGLQARLMSQALRKLTAIVSRSRTTLIFINQLREKIGVFMGNPETTTGGRALKFYSSMRLEVRKILTLKSGNEIVGSRTRMKIVKNKLAPPFRFTEVDMLFGKGVSREGDIIDLAVENNIVAKTGAWYSYGEEKLGQGKEAVRRLLEENPALYDELRRKILIAVDMPHLAGDAAAGEAEKKEKPAAGESADS
- a CDS encoding DivIVA domain-containing protein; this encodes MKLTPQDILTQTFATRMRGFDRDEVKSFLIQVAEALEGEIQEKEALRRDFARAQEKLTHFERREQVLRDTLVSAQKFSKEIEQHAQKESELIIKEAEMKGEQLLNGAMGRMKELSAEIRNLKFKRREIEDDLVHMLNSLKEMIESYREQDAEFDKVEYLGK
- a CDS encoding YggT family protein — translated: MILGHFMRALAQLIHLAVQAYIFVVLIRAVLSWMGPMPPSPLIVVLRRLTDPVFRLVHRWIPFSVIGGIDISPVIVMLALYFIDNLITGILMGYAGRLSAGG